Within Acidobacteriota bacterium, the genomic segment CATCGTCGGCAAAGACGACGACGTACAGGACTACATCATCAACCTCTACATCAACCAGAACCGCCTGGAGCAGGGCGTGAAGTTCTACGAGCAGGAGCTCCGCAAGGACCCCAAGGACTCCCGCATCGTCCAGACCCTCTCCATCATGTACGGCAAGATGGGCAACTTCGAGAAATCGCTCGAATACTCCAAGATGAAGGCCGAGCTCACACCCAACGACGCCAACGGGTGGCTCTTCATCGGCGCCCTCTGCTGGAACCGCTCGTACAACAACCAGGACCCCGACGAGAAGCGCTCCCAGATCGTGGACAGCGGGATGCAGGCCCTCGACAAGGCCCTGCGCCTGGACCCCATGAACTTCAACGGGCACCTCTTCAAGAACCTCCTCTACCGCGAGAAGGCCAAGTTCGCGAAGAACGCCGCCGAAAACGAGAAGGACCGGCGCCTCAAGAGGGACCTCCTCGCCAAAGCCGACGAGTTCACCCGGATGGCCGACCAGGAACGGGACATCGCCCTCGCCATCCGCAAGGGGACCTACAAGCCCGGCACAACGCCACCCCCCTCGACGCCCTCCCCGGCCGCCGCTAACTGACGAGGTGTTCAATGTTTGAGGAATCCCTAGTCGAGACCAA encodes:
- a CDS encoding tetratricopeptide repeat protein, translating into RHVRIIVKAKVENMAQLPSRGNLLEAKTMRLGQWKGRSWGSRVAWLGVALWLGASAIGCSSLREHLFMKDAAKAYKAGKYEDAAKNFDAALKINPRRADNWKYLAYSYWSLVEPGSKAPEDERYTDKALEAFRKYLDIVGKDDDVQDYIINLYINQNRLEQGVKFYEQELRKDPKDSRIVQTLSIMYGKMGNFEKSLEYSKMKAELTPNDANGWLFIGALCWNRSYNNQDPDEKRSQIVDSGMQALDKALRLDPMNFNGHLFKNLLYREKAKFAKNAAENEKDRRLKRDLLAKADEFTRMADQERDIALAIRKGTYKPGTTPPPSTPSPAAAN